One genomic window of Halobellus limi includes the following:
- a CDS encoding AI-2E family transporter: protein MSVLGMGRSRLSWWAVGLALGAALSYVVYSFVGTFVFGLFLYYSTRPIYRRIKTRIRPPSLAAAVSLFLLALPALALVSYTGAIAVSELIRLTNEGLFDLSQYPISAEQLARLTDVEQALEFELDAITVPRIQQLFSSIGSAGNVVAFLGIGLVHLFAMIALAFYLLRDDRKLSRWARARVADDKGVLEAFLGAVDRDLTKIFFGNILNAVLTGTIGVIAYTLLNIIAPPGVAIPAAALVGLLAGVASLVPVVGMKLVYVPVTLYLAATSYLADPTTLWFTAVFAAVSFVVVDTIPDLVLRPYISGRNLHVGAVMIAYTLGPLLFGWYGIFLGPIILVLVVNFARHVLPVLIARESLVPYAVDPGVDSAVDPIGVSPADSEVAVDEPVPGPEDGETASNRDERSATEGRSPSGGTETDGGTQREAAASGFEFGVDLSERS, encoded by the coding sequence ATGTCCGTTCTCGGGATGGGTCGCTCTCGGCTCTCGTGGTGGGCGGTCGGCCTCGCGCTCGGAGCGGCGCTCTCGTACGTGGTCTACTCCTTCGTCGGCACCTTCGTCTTCGGGCTCTTTCTCTACTACTCGACGCGGCCGATCTACCGCCGGATCAAGACGCGGATCCGACCGCCCAGTCTGGCCGCGGCGGTCTCGCTTTTCCTCCTGGCGTTGCCCGCGCTCGCGCTCGTCTCCTACACCGGTGCGATCGCGGTCAGCGAACTCATCCGGCTGACCAACGAGGGGCTGTTCGACCTCTCGCAGTACCCGATCTCCGCGGAGCAACTCGCGAGGCTGACCGACGTCGAACAGGCGCTCGAGTTCGAGCTCGACGCGATCACCGTGCCGCGGATCCAGCAGCTGTTCTCGTCGATCGGTTCCGCGGGCAACGTCGTCGCCTTCCTCGGAATCGGGCTCGTTCACCTGTTCGCGATGATCGCCTTGGCGTTCTACCTGCTCCGAGACGACCGAAAGCTCTCGCGGTGGGCGCGCGCCCGCGTCGCCGACGACAAGGGCGTCCTGGAGGCGTTCCTCGGGGCCGTCGACCGCGATCTGACGAAGATCTTCTTCGGGAACATCCTCAACGCGGTCCTCACCGGGACGATCGGCGTCATCGCCTACACGCTCTTGAACATAATCGCACCGCCAGGCGTGGCGATCCCCGCCGCGGCGCTCGTCGGGCTTCTCGCCGGCGTCGCGAGCCTCGTTCCGGTCGTCGGAATGAAGCTGGTCTACGTCCCCGTGACCCTCTATCTCGCCGCCACCTCCTACCTCGCGGACCCGACGACGCTGTGGTTCACGGCGGTCTTCGCCGCCGTGTCGTTCGTCGTCGTCGACACCATCCCGGACCTCGTGCTCAGGCCGTACATCTCCGGACGCAACCTCCACGTCGGAGCGGTGATGATCGCGTACACGCTCGGGCCGCTGCTGTTCGGCTGGTACGGGATCTTCCTGGGGCCGATCATCCTCGTGCTCGTGGTGAACTTCGCGCGGCACGTGCTCCCGGTGTTGATCGCCCGCGAGTCGCTCGTCCCCTACGCGGTCGATCCGGGCGTGGACTCCGCCGTAGATCCTATCGGAGTGAGTCCAGCGGACTCAGAGGTCGCCGTCGACGAGCCCGTTCCGGGGCCGGAAGACGGCGAAACGGCGTCGAATCGAGACGAACGTTCGGCGACGGAGGGCAGATCGCCGAGTGGCGGCACCGAGACGGACGGCGGAACGCAACGCGAGGCGGCCGCTAGCGGGTTCGAGTTCGGTGTCGACCTCTCCGAACGCTCCTAG
- the fen gene encoding flap endonuclease-1: MGNADLRSLAVLSDVSFEEVAGSVVAVDAHNWLYRYLTTTVKFTREEAYTTAAGDEVANLIGLVQGLPKFFEHDLVPVFVFDGGVTELKDEEVAERREAREKAEEQRKEAEERGDAVAAARLEARTQRLTDVIHETTRELLELLDVPIVEAPAEGEAQASHMALRGDVDYVGSEDYDTLLFGAPYTLRQLTSKGDPELMDLDATLAEHDITREQLVDVAILCGTDFNEGLSGVGPKTALSAVREHGDLWAVLDAREAYIEHADRVRELFLDPPVTDDYAFETDISPDVDAARAYVTEEWEVDADEVARGFERIESSLVQTGLDEWT, encoded by the coding sequence ATGGGAAACGCAGATCTACGGAGTCTGGCGGTGCTCTCGGACGTCTCCTTCGAGGAGGTGGCGGGCAGCGTCGTCGCGGTCGACGCGCACAACTGGCTGTATCGTTACCTGACGACGACGGTCAAGTTCACCCGCGAGGAGGCGTACACGACCGCGGCGGGCGACGAAGTGGCGAACCTGATCGGCCTCGTCCAGGGGCTGCCGAAGTTCTTCGAGCACGACCTCGTTCCGGTGTTCGTCTTCGACGGCGGCGTGACCGAGCTGAAAGACGAGGAGGTGGCCGAGCGACGCGAGGCGCGAGAGAAGGCCGAAGAGCAGCGGAAGGAAGCCGAAGAGCGCGGCGACGCCGTCGCCGCCGCGCGCCTGGAGGCCCGGACCCAGCGGCTGACGGACGTGATCCACGAGACGACGCGCGAACTGCTCGAACTGCTCGACGTGCCGATCGTCGAGGCCCCCGCGGAGGGCGAAGCGCAGGCGTCGCACATGGCGCTCCGCGGCGACGTCGACTACGTCGGCAGCGAGGACTACGACACGCTGCTTTTCGGCGCGCCCTACACGCTCAGACAGCTGACCTCGAAGGGCGACCCCGAACTGATGGACCTCGACGCGACGCTCGCCGAGCACGACATCACCCGCGAGCAACTCGTCGACGTGGCGATCCTCTGTGGGACTGACTTCAACGAGGGGCTCTCCGGCGTCGGTCCGAAGACGGCGCTGTCGGCGGTCCGCGAGCACGGGGACCTCTGGGCCGTCCTCGACGCGCGCGAGGCGTACATCGAGCACGCCGACCGGGTCAGAGAGCTCTTCCTCGATCCGCCCGTGACCGACGACTACGCGTTCGAAACCGACATTTCGCCGGACGTCGACGCCGCGCGGGCGTACGTCACCGAGGAGTGGGAGGTCGACGCCGACGAGGTCGCCCGGGGGTTCGAGCGCATCGAGTCCTCGCTGGTGCAGACCGGCCTCGACGAGTGGACCTGA